In the Phaeobacter gallaeciensis genome, one interval contains:
- a CDS encoding TIGR04283 family arsenosugar biosynthesis glycosyltransferase produces MPAPISIVIPTLNSEAELPGCLEALMEGLASGLIRELVISDGGSQDHTATIAEEVGAELLSGAPSRGGQLRRGCEAAQGDWLLMLHADTRLSAGWSDEVSRHLEQGEGRPGYFRLAFRARGLRPALVAGWANLRARLFGLPYGDQGLLVRRSDYQAAGGYPDQPLMEDVALALRLKGLVEIPVRAQTSAARYERDGWLRRGARNLWTLTRYALGVSPERLARAYRK; encoded by the coding sequence ATGCCCGCTCCGATCAGTATCGTGATCCCGACACTCAATTCCGAGGCGGAACTGCCCGGCTGCCTTGAGGCGCTGATGGAGGGGTTGGCCTCAGGACTGATCCGGGAGTTGGTGATCTCGGATGGCGGATCGCAGGATCACACGGCCACCATCGCCGAAGAGGTCGGTGCCGAACTGCTGAGCGGCGCGCCGTCGCGGGGCGGACAGCTGCGCCGGGGCTGCGAAGCGGCACAAGGCGACTGGCTGCTGATGCTGCACGCCGATACCCGACTGTCCGCGGGCTGGAGTGATGAGGTGTCCCGCCATCTGGAGCAGGGCGAAGGCAGGCCGGGGTATTTCCGCCTTGCGTTTCGGGCCCGTGGGCTGCGCCCCGCGCTGGTGGCAGGCTGGGCGAATCTGCGGGCGCGTCTGTTTGGTCTGCCTTATGGCGATCAGGGTTTGCTTGTGCGCCGCAGCGATTATCAGGCGGCCGGAGGCTACCCCGATCAGCCCCTGATGGAGGATGTCGCTCTGGCGCTGCGTCTGAAGGGCCTTGTTGAGATCCCGGTGCGGGCGCAGACCTCGGCCGCACGATATGAGCGCGACGGCTGGCTGCGGCGTGGCGCCCGCAATCTCTGGACGCTCACGCGCTATGCCCTTGGCGTCAGCCCAGAGCGGCTGGCGCGGGCCTACCGCAAATAA
- a CDS encoding YgfZ/GcvT domain-containing protein has translation MSARTILRLSGPDTRDFLQGLVTNDVAKLDQNVLVYAAMLTPQGKYLADFFLAPDGADVLLDVDADLAEGLMKRLSMYRLRADVQIEVTDLQVRRGTGPAPEGAFSDPRHPDMGWRLYGAEGGDDGSDWDALRIAHCIPESGVELTPDSYILEAGFEALNGVDFRKGCYVGQEVTARMKHKTELRKGLQIVEIEGSAPVGTDITAGDKAAGTLFTQSGGKAIAYLRYDRARDKDLQAGEARLSWSE, from the coding sequence ATGAGTGCCCGCACAATTCTTCGCCTGTCCGGCCCCGACACCCGTGACTTCCTGCAGGGGCTGGTCACCAACGATGTCGCAAAACTGGACCAGAACGTGCTGGTCTATGCCGCGATGCTGACGCCGCAGGGCAAATATTTGGCCGATTTCTTTCTGGCCCCTGACGGTGCAGATGTGTTGCTGGATGTAGACGCGGATCTGGCCGAAGGGCTGATGAAACGCCTGTCGATGTACCGCCTGCGTGCAGATGTTCAGATCGAGGTCACGGATCTGCAGGTGCGCCGAGGCACCGGCCCCGCCCCCGAAGGCGCCTTTTCCGATCCGCGCCACCCGGATATGGGCTGGCGCCTTTATGGCGCCGAGGGCGGCGATGACGGCAGCGACTGGGATGCGCTGCGCATCGCCCATTGCATACCCGAAAGCGGCGTCGAACTGACGCCGGACAGCTATATCCTTGAGGCCGGGTTCGAGGCGCTGAACGGGGTCGATTTCCGCAAAGGCTGCTATGTCGGGCAAGAGGTGACCGCCCGGATGAAACACAAGACCGAGCTGCGTAAGGGGCTGCAGATCGTGGAAATCGAAGGGTCTGCCCCCGTGGGCACCGATATCACCGCCGGAGACAAGGCCGCAGGCACCCTTTTCACGCAAAGCGGTGGCAAGGCAATTGCCTATCTGCGCTATGACCGTGCCAGGGACAAAGACTTGCAGGCGGGCGAGGCCCGGCTCTCCTGGTCCGAATAG
- the efp gene encoding elongation factor P gives MPKINGNEIRPGNVLEHNDGLWAAVKVDHVKPGKGGAFAQVELRNLRNGSKLNERFRSADKVERVRLEQKDQQFLYENDGMLVFMDTETYEQIELPADLLGDRRPFLQDGMTIVVEFYESEALNATVPQKVTCKIVETEPVVKGQTAANSFKPAILDNGVKVMVPPFVGQDEMIVVNTETMEYSERA, from the coding sequence ATGCCCAAGATCAACGGTAACGAAATCCGCCCTGGCAATGTTCTGGAGCACAACGACGGTCTGTGGGCCGCTGTGAAGGTCGATCACGTCAAACCCGGCAAGGGCGGCGCCTTTGCTCAGGTCGAACTGCGCAACCTGCGTAACGGCTCCAAGCTGAACGAGCGGTTCCGCAGCGCCGACAAGGTCGAACGTGTGCGCCTTGAGCAGAAAGACCAGCAATTCCTGTATGAAAACGACGGAATGCTCGTGTTCATGGACACCGAGACTTATGAGCAGATCGAACTGCCCGCCGATCTGCTGGGTGATCGTCGGCCGTTCCTGCAGGATGGCATGACCATCGTTGTCGAGTTCTACGAGTCCGAAGCTCTGAACGCCACCGTGCCGCAGAAGGTCACCTGCAAGATCGTCGAAACCGAGCCGGTTGTAAAAGGCCAGACGGCTGCGAATTCCTTCAAGCCTGCGATCCTTGATAATGGTGTCAAAGTCATGGTGCCGCCCTTCGTCGGTCAGGACGAGATGATCGTGGTGAACACCGAAACCATGGAATACTCCGAGCGCGCCTGA
- a CDS encoding DUF6280 family protein, giving the protein MRDFVDGTAYNNEQGNRARKLFAAVVLAALDDAIADDKKYGNGPEQIARWARSRDGREVLSCAGIDPNERVVEGLMEFVGRGVRTSVALSREESERRNAAQAEAA; this is encoded by the coding sequence ATGCGAGATTTCGTTGACGGCACCGCTTACAATAACGAGCAAGGCAACCGCGCACGCAAACTTTTTGCCGCCGTGGTGCTGGCCGCATTGGACGACGCCATCGCTGACGACAAGAAATACGGGAACGGCCCCGAGCAGATCGCGCGGTGGGCGCGCTCTCGCGATGGCCGTGAAGTCCTTTCCTGCGCCGGGATCGACCCGAACGAGCGCGTGGTCGAAGGGCTGATGGAATTCGTCGGTCGTGGCGTGCGGACTTCGGTCGCACTGTCGCGTGAAGAAAGCGAGCGCCGCAATGCTGCACAGGCCGAAGCTGCCTGA
- a CDS encoding cobyric acid synthase encodes MTARALMIQGTGSNVGKSLLVAGLARAYTRRGLRVAPFKPQNMSNNAAVTPEGGEIGRAQALQARAAMRAPHTDMNPVLLKPETDTGAQIIVQGKRRGTQGAGSFMRDKSGLLEAVLDSYYRLAVDADLVLIEGAGSPAETNLRPRDIANMGFACAAEVPVVLVGDIHRGGVIAQIVGTQAVLDPADLERIVGFAVNRFRGDLSLFDGGRDDIVARTGWPSLGIVPWFWDAWKLPAEDMMDIASRAGGACKVVVPQLERMANFDDLDPLAAEPDVTVEIVPPGRALPGDADLVLIPGSKSTIGDLAFLRAQGWDIDILAHHRRGGHVLGLCGGYQMLGQTIDDPKGVDGRPGKEAGLGLLDVHTTMVGDKRVTLTEATTRDGNLPVSGYEIHMGRTSGPDTDRAWLSVDGRAEGAASPDGRVRGSYLHGLFSSDAFRAAFLADLGHESRTSYEDGVDAALDDLATHLERYMDLDQLLQLSQPVSART; translated from the coding sequence ATGACGGCACGGGCACTGATGATCCAAGGCACCGGCAGCAATGTCGGAAAATCGCTTCTGGTCGCGGGGCTGGCGCGCGCCTATACGCGGCGCGGCCTGCGGGTGGCGCCGTTCAAACCGCAGAACATGTCGAACAACGCGGCTGTCACCCCCGAAGGTGGCGAAATTGGCCGCGCGCAGGCGCTGCAAGCCCGCGCTGCCATGCGCGCGCCGCATACGGATATGAACCCGGTGCTGCTGAAGCCCGAAACCGATACCGGCGCTCAGATCATCGTCCAGGGAAAACGGCGCGGAACCCAGGGCGCCGGATCCTTCATGCGCGATAAATCGGGGCTGCTGGAGGCTGTATTGGACAGCTATTACCGCCTGGCCGTTGACGCTGATCTGGTGTTGATCGAAGGGGCCGGTTCTCCGGCGGAAACCAACCTGCGTCCGCGCGACATCGCCAATATGGGTTTTGCCTGCGCGGCAGAGGTGCCGGTGGTGCTGGTAGGTGACATTCACCGCGGCGGCGTCATCGCGCAGATCGTCGGTACCCAGGCGGTGCTGGACCCTGCGGATCTGGAACGCATCGTCGGCTTTGCCGTGAACAGGTTCCGCGGCGATCTGAGCCTGTTTGACGGCGGGCGCGACGACATCGTGGCCCGCACCGGCTGGCCTTCGCTGGGCATTGTCCCCTGGTTCTGGGACGCCTGGAAACTGCCAGCCGAGGATATGATGGACATCGCCTCCCGCGCGGGTGGGGCCTGCAAGGTGGTGGTGCCACAGCTGGAGCGGATGGCGAATTTCGATGATCTGGATCCGCTGGCCGCCGAACCGGATGTGACGGTCGAGATCGTGCCCCCCGGGCGCGCCCTGCCCGGCGATGCGGATCTGGTACTGATCCCCGGCAGCAAATCCACGATTGGCGATCTCGCCTTCCTGCGCGCCCAAGGCTGGGACATCGACATCCTTGCCCACCACCGGCGCGGTGGTCATGTGCTGGGTCTTTGTGGCGGCTATCAGATGCTCGGCCAGACCATCGATGATCCGAAGGGGGTCGACGGTCGCCCCGGGAAGGAGGCCGGGCTTGGCCTGCTGGACGTGCATACAACCATGGTGGGCGACAAGCGCGTGACCCTGACCGAGGCCACCACGCGGGACGGTAACCTGCCGGTCTCTGGCTACGAGATCCACATGGGACGCACCAGTGGCCCCGATACAGACCGCGCCTGGCTCAGCGTCGATGGCCGGGCCGAGGGCGCGGCGTCACCAGATGGACGCGTGCGCGGTTCTTATCTGCATGGGTTGTTTAGTTCTGACGCCTTCCGCGCTGCCTTTCTGGCCGATCTGGGGCACGAAAGCCGCACCTCCTACGAGGATGGCGTTGATGCCGCTCTGGATGACCTCGCGACGCATCTGGAGCGCTACATGGATCTTGATCAACTGCTTCAGCTGTCACAGCCCGTCAGCGCCCGCACATAG
- a CDS encoding TolC family outer membrane protein, giving the protein MRKKFSVRFLKTFVYVGAVAAALAAPKSAVADNLSDAMIGAYKTSGLLEQNRALLRATDESVAVAVARLRPIVDFAMTASHRYSRGISTFGFRDHDTNGLDVGVSMEWLLYDGGASRLGQLAAQETVLATRQSLLDIEQQVLFSAVQAYVNVLLQQDTVRLRGNNLRLLREELRAAQDRFEVGEVTRTDVALAESRVAAAQASLTESQGDLLEAKATYIEVVGNPINVVAGQPPLPQRVASLQAAESVAMRNHPSLLARQHSVKAAQHTAASTEKNLGPSVRLRADAGHTYDLNGNGDSDTSGVSLTLSQRLYAGGGLAAARRADIARLDAERGALISTQRSVTQSVAAAYVSLEAARASLVSSVERVRAAQVAFEGIREEATLGARTTLDVLQAEQELLGAQTARVQARANQALAAYQLLQAQGLLTAEHLGLAVEIYDPTLYYNLVKDAPAHISKRSKDLDRVLKALGRD; this is encoded by the coding sequence ATGCGAAAGAAATTCTCGGTCCGTTTTTTGAAAACGTTTGTATATGTCGGCGCAGTTGCAGCGGCGCTGGCCGCGCCAAAATCCGCGGTGGCGGACAACCTGTCGGACGCCATGATAGGCGCCTACAAAACCAGCGGATTGCTGGAGCAAAACAGGGCGCTGCTGCGCGCCACGGATGAAAGCGTCGCTGTTGCGGTGGCGCGTTTGCGCCCGATCGTTGATTTTGCGATGACCGCAAGCCACCGCTACAGCCGGGGCATCTCCACCTTCGGGTTCCGCGACCACGATACCAATGGGCTTGATGTCGGTGTCTCGATGGAATGGCTGCTTTATGACGGCGGCGCCTCGCGGCTGGGTCAGCTGGCGGCGCAGGAAACGGTTCTGGCCACCCGTCAAAGCCTGCTGGATATCGAGCAGCAAGTTCTGTTTTCCGCCGTTCAGGCCTATGTGAACGTGCTGTTGCAGCAGGACACCGTGCGCTTGCGGGGCAACAACCTGCGTCTTCTGCGTGAAGAACTGCGCGCCGCTCAGGACCGGTTTGAGGTCGGCGAAGTGACCCGCACCGATGTCGCCCTCGCCGAAAGCCGTGTGGCAGCCGCGCAGGCTAGCCTCACCGAAAGCCAGGGCGATCTGCTGGAGGCCAAGGCGACCTATATCGAGGTGGTCGGCAACCCGATCAACGTAGTTGCAGGCCAACCGCCGCTGCCGCAGCGGGTTGCCTCCTTGCAGGCCGCTGAAAGCGTTGCGATGCGCAATCATCCCAGCCTTCTGGCGCGTCAGCATTCGGTGAAGGCCGCGCAGCATACTGCGGCCAGCACTGAAAAGAACCTTGGCCCCAGCGTGCGCCTGCGCGCCGATGCAGGCCATACCTATGACCTGAACGGCAACGGCGATTCGGACACCTCAGGTGTCAGCCTGACCCTGTCCCAGCGGCTTTACGCGGGCGGCGGTCTTGCCGCAGCGCGGCGGGCGGATATTGCCCGGCTCGATGCCGAAAGGGGCGCGCTGATCTCCACCCAAAGATCCGTGACCCAATCGGTGGCGGCGGCCTATGTGTCGCTTGAAGCAGCGCGGGCCAGCCTTGTGTCTTCGGTCGAGCGGGTGCGGGCGGCGCAGGTCGCATTCGAAGGGATCCGCGAAGAGGCCACGCTGGGCGCGCGCACGACACTGGATGTGCTGCAGGCCGAGCAGGAACTTCTGGGCGCGCAGACCGCGCGGGTGCAGGCGCGAGCCAATCAGGCGCTGGCGGCCTATCAGTTGTTGCAGGCGCAGGGCCTGCTCACAGCCGAGCATCTGGGGCTTGCCGTCGAGATCTATGACCCGACCCTGTATTATAATCTGGTCAAGGACGCTCCGGCCCATATCAGCAAGCGTAGCAAGGATCTGGACCGGGTCCTGAAGGCTCTGGGCCGCGACTGA
- a CDS encoding protein-L-isoaspartate O-methyltransferase family protein, whose amino-acid sequence MTDFAERRRMMVDTQVRPSDVTKYPIIEAMLAVPRESFVPDAQREAAYADQNIDLGDSRVLLEPRTLAKVLDALDIQNDELVLDVACGLGYSTAVAARVAQMVIGVEQNEDMGRDAQDQLAEAGADNAIVHVGALAEGAAEHGPYDVIMIQGGVEDVPSALLEQLRDGGRIAAVFMTGALGEVKIGHKTGGQVSWRFAFNAGAPVLPGFEKVREFAL is encoded by the coding sequence ATGACTGACTTCGCCGAACGTCGCCGCATGATGGTCGACACCCAGGTCCGCCCCTCGGATGTGACGAAATACCCGATTATCGAAGCGATGCTCGCGGTACCTCGCGAAAGCTTTGTGCCTGATGCACAACGTGAAGCCGCCTATGCGGATCAGAACATCGATCTTGGCGACAGCCGCGTCCTGCTGGAGCCGCGCACCCTGGCCAAGGTTCTGGATGCACTGGATATCCAGAATGATGAGCTGGTGCTCGATGTGGCTTGCGGGCTGGGCTATTCCACGGCTGTGGCTGCCCGCGTTGCCCAGATGGTGATCGGCGTTGAACAGAACGAGGACATGGGCCGCGACGCTCAGGATCAACTGGCCGAGGCCGGAGCTGACAATGCCATCGTGCACGTTGGTGCGTTGGCCGAAGGCGCAGCGGAACATGGTCCCTATGATGTGATCATGATCCAGGGTGGTGTCGAAGATGTTCCTTCGGCGCTGCTCGAACAGCTGCGCGATGGTGGCCGGATCGCCGCGGTCTTCATGACCGGCGCGCTGGGAGAGGTGAAGATCGGCCATAAGACAGGCGGCCAGGTTTCCTGGCGTTTTGCATTCAACGCGGGCGCCCCGGTACTGCCGGGCTTTGAAAAGGTTCGCGAATTCGCACTATAA
- a CDS encoding PhnA domain-containing protein — protein MPCALCSADAPLSFVEVPGGPDGAGVEICATCAEQIAGDLDPNHWRCLSSSMWSEEPAVQVLAARLLARLSDQDWARDLAEQLWLDDETRAWADNVPAASAHVDSNGAPLAQGDNVVLIKDLPVKGGGFTAKRGTAVRGISLVQDNPEHIEGRVEGQRIVILTKFVKKK, from the coding sequence ATGCCCTGCGCCCTCTGTTCCGCCGACGCGCCCCTGTCCTTTGTTGAGGTTCCGGGAGGGCCGGACGGCGCCGGGGTTGAGATCTGTGCCACCTGTGCAGAGCAGATCGCCGGAGATCTTGATCCCAACCACTGGCGCTGCCTGTCATCATCGATGTGGTCGGAAGAGCCTGCCGTGCAGGTGCTGGCGGCGCGTCTTCTTGCACGTCTTTCCGATCAGGACTGGGCCCGCGATCTGGCCGAGCAGCTGTGGCTGGACGATGAAACCCGCGCCTGGGCCGACAATGTTCCGGCGGCCAGCGCCCATGTGGACAGCAACGGGGCGCCTCTGGCGCAAGGTGATAACGTCGTTTTGATCAAGGACCTTCCGGTCAAAGGGGGCGGGTTCACCGCCAAACGCGGTACGGCGGTGCGCGGTATTTCCCTGGTTCAGGACAACCCCGAACACATCGAAGGGCGGGTCGAGGGTCAGCGGATCGTTATCCTCACGAAATTCGTGAAGAAGAAGTAG
- a CDS encoding TraR/DksA family transcriptional regulator, protein MAFEIRKEALEARRKALTGHLVEVEHTLDAPMPKDWEDRSSERQGDEVLESLGKAELDELRQIDAALARIESGDYGFCQICGDAISAERLDLLPATPFCKKCAK, encoded by the coding sequence ATGGCATTTGAGATCCGTAAAGAGGCGCTTGAGGCGCGGCGCAAGGCTCTGACAGGGCATCTGGTCGAGGTGGAGCACACGCTAGACGCGCCCATGCCCAAGGATTGGGAGGATCGATCGTCCGAGCGGCAGGGCGACGAGGTGCTGGAAAGTCTTGGCAAGGCTGAACTGGATGAGTTGCGCCAGATCGATGCGGCACTGGCGCGTATCGAAAGCGGTGACTACGGTTTCTGTCAGATCTGCGGTGATGCCATTTCGGCTGAACGGCTGGACCTGCTTCCTGCGACACCTTTTTGCAAGAAATGCGCCAAATAA
- a CDS encoding entericidin A/B family lipoprotein — protein MIKHVLIALSLLSLAACETAKGAGRDINKAGTALEQAADDIQKKL, from the coding sequence ATGATCAAACATGTCCTGATTGCGCTGAGCCTGCTGAGCCTTGCTGCCTGCGAAACCGCAAAAGGTGCGGGCCGCGACATCAACAAAGCCGGAACCGCCCTTGAGCAGGCGGCCGACGACATTCAGAAGAAACTGTAA
- a CDS encoding CTP synthetase yields the protein MYRLAFILHLFIGSTLAGSAVVAALATGQDSLQPILIAAALGFIAAFPVTWLVARKLYNLR from the coding sequence ATGTATCGTCTTGCTTTCATCCTGCATCTATTTATCGGCTCCACCCTTGCAGGCAGCGCCGTGGTAGCGGCCTTGGCCACGGGGCAGGACAGCCTTCAGCCCATCCTGATCGCGGCAGCGCTTGGCTTTATCGCGGCCTTTCCGGTGACGTGGCTGGTCGCGCGCAAGCTTTACAACCTGCGCTGA
- the nusB gene encoding transcription antitermination factor NusB, whose protein sequence is MTNPDSAPKGNGKTQMKSAARLFAVQALFQMEHSSQTYDKVIVEFEDHRFGAVYEGDEYAEGDPKLFRQLVEGAVNHQAKIDQMTDRALVAKWPIARIDPTLRALFRAAGSELVETKTPPKVVINEFVDVARAFFPEGKEPKFVNAVLDHMAREARPEAF, encoded by the coding sequence ATGACCAACCCAGACAGCGCCCCGAAGGGCAACGGCAAGACTCAGATGAAATCGGCGGCCCGGCTTTTTGCCGTGCAGGCGCTGTTCCAGATGGAGCACAGCAGCCAGACCTACGACAAGGTGATCGTCGAATTCGAGGATCACCGTTTCGGCGCTGTCTATGAAGGTGATGAATATGCCGAGGGTGACCCCAAGTTGTTTCGCCAGCTGGTCGAAGGCGCCGTCAATCATCAGGCCAAGATCGACCAGATGACCGACCGCGCGCTGGTTGCGAAATGGCCGATTGCCCGGATCGACCCGACCCTGCGGGCGCTGTTCCGCGCTGCAGGCTCGGAACTGGTCGAGACGAAGACCCCGCCCAAGGTGGTGATCAACGAATTCGTCGACGTGGCGCGCGCGTTTTTCCCCGAAGGCAAAGAGCCGAAATTCGTCAACGCGGTTCTGGATCACATGGCCCGCGAAGCGCGTCCCGAGGCGTTCTGA
- a CDS encoding 6,7-dimethyl-8-ribityllumazine synthase: protein MAGHESHYILPRPSFDKPVKLLIVVAPYYKDIADNMLAGAKAEIEAAGGTWDLVEVPGALEIPTAISIADRTSNFDGYVALGCVIRGETTHYDTVCNDSSRAIQLMGLQGLCIGNGILTVENRAQAEVRADPADQNKGGGAAAAALHLIALTRKWSAQSKGVGFKAPSEAIQLAGTDNGSTTA from the coding sequence ATGGCCGGACACGAAAGCCACTACATCCTGCCGCGTCCCAGCTTTGACAAACCGGTCAAGCTGCTGATCGTGGTTGCGCCTTACTACAAGGACATCGCCGACAATATGCTCGCAGGTGCCAAGGCCGAGATCGAGGCCGCAGGTGGCACCTGGGATCTGGTCGAAGTGCCCGGCGCGCTGGAGATTCCTACGGCGATCTCTATTGCTGACCGCACCTCGAACTTTGACGGCTACGTGGCTCTGGGCTGCGTGATCCGCGGCGAGACCACCCACTATGATACGGTCTGCAACGACAGTAGCCGCGCGATCCAGCTGATGGGCCTGCAGGGCCTGTGCATCGGCAACGGCATCCTGACCGTAGAGAACCGCGCCCAGGCAGAGGTGCGCGCCGATCCCGCCGATCAGAATAAGGGCGGAGGCGCTGCGGCTGCGGCCTTGCATCTGATCGCACTGACGCGTAAGTGGAGCGCCCAGAGCAAGGGAGTCGGCTTTAAGGCCCCTTCCGAGGCCATCCAGCTGGCTGGCACAGACAACGGATCCACCACGGCATGA
- the ribB gene encoding 3,4-dihydroxy-2-butanone-4-phosphate synthase, with protein sequence MSFETPGPVEARLRDAISPIEEIIEEARQGRMFILVDHEDRENEGDLVIPAQFADADAINFMATHGRGLICLPMTADRIDSLGLPMMAVNNSSRHETAFTVSIEAREGVSTGISAADRALTVATAINEQNSMAEIATPGHVFPLRAKRGGVLVRAGHTEAAVDISRLAGLHPSGVICEIMKEDGTMARLPDLVDFAAEHGQKIGTISDLIAYRARNDNLVTETSREIVNSEFGGEWDMRLFTDQTHGVEHVVMIKGDITTPEPVLARTHALHEATDILGLGPKSARQLPRAMEIIAAEGRGVVTLFRQPRNALYAYEDDGSRTVTIKQTGIGAQILSNLGLKDLILLTDSPSTKYVGLDAYGLSIVGSRPILKED encoded by the coding sequence ATGAGCTTTGAAACACCGGGGCCGGTCGAGGCCCGCCTGCGCGACGCAATCAGCCCGATTGAAGAGATCATCGAAGAGGCCCGACAGGGTCGCATGTTCATCCTTGTGGATCACGAGGACCGCGAAAATGAAGGCGATCTGGTGATCCCGGCGCAATTCGCGGATGCTGATGCCATCAACTTCATGGCGACACACGGGCGCGGGCTGATCTGCCTGCCGATGACGGCGGACCGGATCGACAGCCTCGGGCTGCCGATGATGGCGGTCAACAACTCCTCCCGGCATGAGACTGCCTTTACCGTCTCGATCGAGGCGCGCGAAGGTGTCTCGACCGGCATTTCCGCTGCCGACCGGGCGCTGACCGTCGCGACCGCGATCAACGAGCAGAATTCGATGGCGGAAATCGCAACGCCGGGCCACGTCTTCCCGCTGCGCGCCAAACGCGGCGGCGTTCTGGTCCGTGCGGGCCATACCGAGGCGGCCGTGGATATTTCCCGCCTTGCCGGGCTGCATCCTTCGGGTGTGATCTGTGAGATCATGAAGGAAGACGGCACCATGGCGAGGCTGCCGGATCTGGTGGACTTCGCGGCTGAGCATGGCCAGAAAATCGGCACCATCAGCGATCTGATCGCCTATCGCGCCCGCAACGACAATCTGGTCACGGAAACCTCACGGGAGATCGTGAATTCCGAATTCGGCGGCGAATGGGACATGCGCCTGTTCACCGATCAGACCCACGGCGTTGAACACGTGGTGATGATCAAGGGTGACATCACCACGCCCGAGCCGGTTCTGGCTCGCACCCATGCGCTGCACGAGGCGACCGATATTCTGGGCCTCGGCCCCAAATCCGCCCGCCAGCTGCCCCGCGCGATGGAGATCATCGCGGCCGAGGGGCGCGGGGTGGTGACCCTGTTCCGTCAGCCGCGCAACGCGCTTTATGCCTATGAGGATGACGGATCGCGCACGGTGACCATCAAGCAGACCGGCATCGGCGCGCAGATCCTGTCTAACCTTGGTCTTAAGGACCTGATCCTGCTGACCGATTCCCCCTCGACCAAATATGTGGGCCTTGATGCCTATGGACTGTCCATCGTCGGCAGCCGCCCCATTCTGAAGGAAGACTGA